The following proteins are co-located in the Triticum aestivum cultivar Chinese Spring chromosome 1A, IWGSC CS RefSeq v2.1, whole genome shotgun sequence genome:
- the LOC123085956 gene encoding lysine histidine transporter 2-like — protein MEVDRSIELRAVEQGGTMSSSPPSELDIMEEYVETVKERESEAKLKDVNLDDWLPITSSRTAKWYYSAFHNVTAMVGAGVLGLPFAMSHLGWGPGVAVIASSFGITLYTLWQMVEMHEMVPGKRFDRYHELGQHAFGKKLGLWIVVPQQLVVDVGTDIVYMVTGGQSLKKFHDLVCNGRCEDIRLTFFIMIFGSVHFLLSQMPNFNSISGVSAAAAVMSICYSMVAFFASVLHKHPAAVGAVDYGLKAATTAGHVFGALNALGAVAFAFAGHNVVLEIQATIPSTPEQPSKKPMWRGVLVAYAIVALCYFSVAFGGYYAFGNSVDPNILITLDKPRWLIALANLMVVVHVIGSYQVFAMPVFDMMETVLVKKLKFAPGLPLRLTARSAYVALTMLVGMTFPFFDGLLGFFGGFAFAPTTYFLPCIIWLMLRKPARYSVTWFLNWIFIAIGVALMLLSPIGGLRQIILDAKTFKFYS, from the coding sequence ATGGAGGTCGATCGATCTATCGAACTGCGTGCGGTTGAACAAGGAGGAACgatgtcgtcgtcgccgccgtcggagCTGGATATCATGGAGGAGTATGTGGAGACGGTGAAGGAGCGGGAGTCGGAGGCGAAGCTCAAGGACGTGAACTTGGACGATTGGCTCCCCATCACCTCCTCGCGCACCGCCAAGTGGTACTATTCCGCCTTCCACAACGTGACGGCAATGGTCGGCGCCGGCGTGCTGGGCCTCCCGTTCGCCATGTCGCACCTCGGCTGGGGCCCCGGCGTGGCGGTCATCGCCAGCTCCTTCGGGATCACGCTCTACACGCTGTGGCAGATGGTGGAGATGCACGAGATGGTCCCGGGGAAGCGCTTCGACCGGTACCACGAGCTGGGGCAGCACGCCTTCGGGAAGAAGCTCGGGCTCTGGATCGTCGTGCCGCAGCAGCTCGTCGTCGACGTCGGCACCGACATCGTCTACATGGTCACCGGCGGCCAGTCGCTCAAGAAGTTCCACGACCTCGTCTGCAACGGCCGGTGCGAGGACATACGCCTCACCTTCTTCATCATGATCTTCGGTTCCGTCCACTTTCTGCTCTCGCAGATGCCCAACTTCAACTCCATCTCCGGCgtctcggccgccgccgccgtcatgtCCATCTGCTACTCCATGGTCGCCTTCTTCGCGTCCGTGCTACACAAACACCCTGCTGCAGTTGGAGCCGTCGACTACGGGCTCAAGGCGGCGACCACGGCGGGGCACGTGTTCGGCGCGCTCAACGCCCTCGGGGCGGTGGCGTTCGCGTTCGCCGGCCACAACGTGGTGCTCGAGATCCAGGCCACCATCCCGTCCACCCCGGAGCAGCCGTCGAAGAAGCCCATGTGGCGCGGCGTGCTCGTCGCGTACGCCATCGTCGCGCTCTGCTACTTCTCGGTCGCCTTCGGCGGGTACTACGCCTTCGGCAACTCGGTCGACCCCAACATCCTCATCACGCTCGACAAGCCGCGGTGGCTCATCGCCCTCGCCAACCTCATGGTGGTCGTCCACGTCATCGGCAGCTACCAGGTGTTCGCCATGCCCGTCTTCGACATGATGGAGACGGTGCTCGTCAAGAAGCTCAAGTTCGCCCCCGGCCTCCCGCTGCGGCTCACCGCCCGCTCCGCCTACGTCGCGCTCACGATGCTCGTCGGCATGACCTTCCCCTTCTTCGACGGCCTGCTTGGGTTTTTCGGAGGCTTCGCGTTCGCGCCCACCACCTACTTCCTGCCCTGCATCATCTGGCTTATGCTACGCAAGCCCGCCAGATACAGCGTGACATGGTTCCTCAACTGGATATTCATCGCCATCGGAGTTGCGCTCATGCTGTTGTCCCCGATCGGCGGGTTGCGCCAAATCATCCTTGACGCCAAGACTTTCAAGTTCTACTCTTAA